The following are encoded in a window of Coregonus clupeaformis isolate EN_2021a chromosome 34, ASM2061545v1, whole genome shotgun sequence genomic DNA:
- the LOC121549520 gene encoding probable G-protein coupled receptor 141, which translates to MASQVPSNSTMSGSEPNNPLSSLNRLTLVSIYSLVLVIGNIGLALMIHILQSNMRSVITIALLNLTLAHFLFLLTVPFRIYYYAAGYWGLGKMLCKVVSAMIHVHMYMAFVFYVVILVIRLLGFHSKKDRYEFYRKLHAFGASVAVWVVMFMVIPPILYFKYGTDVHENTTDNKTNKMAANDSYCFQFGSHLETHVGAVVLNYIMSSVIIIVACVMTALQCHVMVLLNRKYGRDCLSHQEFSAQLKSLGFALVLLVCFVPYHVFRMYYLRNLQLQNTNEVFLSITALSCFDMLTFLGRGHCYTCNRTRSV; encoded by the exons ATGGCGTCTCAGGTTCCCTCTAACTCTACCATGTCCGGGTCTGAGCCCAACAACCCCCTGTCCTCTCTCAACCGCCTGACCCTGGTGTCCATCTACAGCCTGGTCCTGGTCATTGGGAACATCGGGTTGGCCCTGATGATCCACATCCTCCAATCCAACATGAGATCAGTCATCACCATCGCTTTGCTCAACCTCACCCTGGCCCACTTCCTGTTCCTGCTCACCGTACCCTTCAGGATCTACTACTATGCTGCTgggtactgggggttggggaagATGCTGTGTAAGGTGGTCAGTGCCATGATCCACGTGCACATGTACATGGCTTTTGTTTTCTACGTGGTCATCCTCGTCATACGACTGCTGGGGTTCCATAGCAAGAAGGATCGCTACGAGTTCTACAG GAAGTTGCATGCTTTTGGCGCCAGCGTGGCAGTGTGGGTGGTGATGTTTATGGTCATTCCCCCCATCCTTTATTTCAAATACGGCACTGATGTCCACGAAAACACCACCGACAACAAGACAAACAAAATGGCTGCCAATGACTCCTACTGTTTCCAGTTCGGCAGTCACCTGGAAACCCACGTTGGTGCCGTAGTGCTGAATTACATCATGAGCTCTGTGATCATCATTGTGGCCTGTGTGATGACAGCACTACAGTGTCATGTCATGGTCCTTCTGAACAGGAAGTACGGGCGAGACTGCTTGTCTCACCAGGAGTTCTCGGCTCAGCTGAAGAGCCTGGGTTTTGCTTTGGTGCTGCTGGTGTGTTTCGTCCCCTATCACGTGTTCAGGATGTACTACCTGAGAAACCTGCAGCTGCAGAACACTAATGAGGTGTTCCTCAGTATCACGGCCCTCAGCTGTTTCGACATGCTTACCTTCCTAGGGAGGGGACACTGCTATACGTGTAACAGAACACGGTCTGTGTGA